A window from Triticum aestivum cultivar Chinese Spring chromosome 6D, IWGSC CS RefSeq v2.1, whole genome shotgun sequence encodes these proteins:
- the LOC123144252 gene encoding SWI/SNF complex subunit SWI3B isoform X1: MATPPAPVPPVTANSAPTPAQSPFKAPPFSQPPSTAGTLKTEIPPASTSAAIAAGIAAVGAAAEDSSHVITVPSYSGWFSYDSISDTERRLLPEFFEGEVAAVSGSRGPEAYKYYRNTLVKRFRARPARRLTLTEARRGLIGDVGSVRRVFDFLEEWGLINHGAPPLGAKQGKDKREEATTSQSSLPAGPTTPKKLCVGCRSVCGSAYFTCEKADISICCRCFVRGNYRPGLTPADFKKVEISEDAKSDWTDKETLHLLEAVLHYGEDWKKVSEHVGSRSEKDCIARLIRLSFGEQFMGSKEQKMEFEIDDDVNNESRAEIPKRPRLTPLADASNPIMAQVAFLSAIVGSGVAAAAAQAAISAQSQVDMNDNQTDSPISSTKEEESSYTNGFSANDLLKEASTNAQVQLQKEQKDIEQSLSAIVDVQMKEIQDKISRFEQKELLMEKEREQLHHLRELLFVDQLAVVQHQRRPHAVAAENKEEEKPKPIITMG; this comes from the exons ATGGCCACACCGCCGGCTCCGGTGCCCCCGGTCACCGCCAACTCCGCGCCGACGCCTGCGCAGTCACCGTTCAAGGCCCCACCCTTCTCCCAGCCCCCGTCCACTGCCGGTACCCTCAAGACGGAGATCCCTCCCGCCTCCACCTCGGCCGCCATCGCCGCCGGAATCGCCGCCGTGGGAGCCGCAGCCGAGGACTCATCGCACGTCATCACCGTACCTAGCTACTCAG GGTGGTTCTCCTACGACAGCATCAGCGACACGGAGCGCCGCCTGTTGCCGGAGTTCTTCGAAGGGGAGGTCGCGGCCGTATCTGGGTCCCGGGGCCCGGAAGCCTACAAGTACTACCGCAACACCCTCGTCAAGAGGTTCCGGGCAAGGCCAGCGCGCCGGCTCACGCTCACCGAGGCCAGGCGGGGCCTTATCGGCGACGTTGGCTCTGTGCGCCGTGTGTTTGACTTCCTGGAGGAATGGGGGCTCATCAACCATGGTGCTCCCCCGCTGGGGGCGAAGCAGGGGAAAGACAAGAGGGAGGAGGCGACGACTTCTCAGTCCTCATTGCCTGCTGGACCAACCACACCCAAGAAGCTCTGTGTAGGGTGCCGCAGCGTCTGCGGCTCTGCCTATTTCACCTGCGAGAAG GCGGATATAAGCATATGTTGTAGATGTTTTGTGCGTGGCAACTATCGGCCTGGTCTTACTCCAGCGGACTTCAAGAAAGTTGAAATTAGCGAAGACGCCAAATCAGATTGGACAGACAAGGAAACTCTTCACCTACTTGAGGCTGTCTTGCATTATGGAGAAGACTGGAAGAAGGTTTCTGAGCATGTTGGTAGTCGCTCAGAGAAAGACTGCATTGCTAGACTCATCCGATTATCTTTTGGAGAACAGTTCATGGGATCCAAGGAGCAGAAAATGGAGTTTGAGATTGATGATGATGTTAATAATGAATCTAGAGCAGAGATCCCAAAACGACCCCGTCTCACACCACTGGCAGATGCAAGCAATCCAATTATGGCTCAG GTCGCGTTCTTGTCGGCAATTGTTGGCTCAGGcgttgcggcggcggcagcgcaagCAGCTATTTCTGCACAATCCCAGGTTGATATGAATGACAACCAGACTGATTCTCCAATCAGCAGCACTAAAGAAGAAG AATCTTCTTACACTAATGGGTTTTCAGCCAACGATTTACTCAAAGAGGCATCCACAAATgcacaagtgcaacttcaaaaggAGCAAAAAGATATAGAGCAATCTTTATCGGCCATAGTGGATGTCCAG ATGAAGGAAATCCAGGATAAGATAAGCCGTTTTGAGCAGAAAGAGCTGCTGATGGAGAAAGAGAGGGAGCAGCTCCATCACTTACGGGAACTGCTTTTCGTGGATCAACTTGCGGTTGTGCAGCATCAGCGCAGACCGCATGCTGTAGCGGCTGAGAACAAGGAGGAGGAGAAACCGAAACCTATTATCACCATGGGTTAA
- the LOC123144252 gene encoding SWI/SNF complex subunit SWI3B isoform X2, whose amino-acid sequence MATPPAPVPPVTANSAPTPAQSPFKAPPFSQPPSTAGTLKTEIPPASTSAAIAAGIAAVGAAAEDSSHVITVPSYSGWFSYDSISDTERRLLPEFFEGEVAAVSGSRGPEAYKYYRNTLVKRFRARPARRLTLTEARRGLIGDVGSVRRVFDFLEEWGLINHGAPPLGAKQGKDKREEATTSQSSLPAGPTTPKKLCVGCRSVCGSAYFTCEKADISICCRCFVRGNYRPGLTPADFKKVEISEDAKSDWTDKETLHLLEAVLHYGEDWKKVSEHVGSRSEKDCIARLIRLSFGEQFMGSKEQKMEFEIDDDVNNESRAEIPKRPRLTPLADASNPIMAQVAFLSAIVGSGVAAAAAQAAISAQSQVDMNDNQTDSPISSTKEEANDLLKEASTNAQVQLQKEQKDIEQSLSAIVDVQMKEIQDKISRFEQKELLMEKEREQLHHLRELLFVDQLAVVQHQRRPHAVAAENKEEEKPKPIITMG is encoded by the exons ATGGCCACACCGCCGGCTCCGGTGCCCCCGGTCACCGCCAACTCCGCGCCGACGCCTGCGCAGTCACCGTTCAAGGCCCCACCCTTCTCCCAGCCCCCGTCCACTGCCGGTACCCTCAAGACGGAGATCCCTCCCGCCTCCACCTCGGCCGCCATCGCCGCCGGAATCGCCGCCGTGGGAGCCGCAGCCGAGGACTCATCGCACGTCATCACCGTACCTAGCTACTCAG GGTGGTTCTCCTACGACAGCATCAGCGACACGGAGCGCCGCCTGTTGCCGGAGTTCTTCGAAGGGGAGGTCGCGGCCGTATCTGGGTCCCGGGGCCCGGAAGCCTACAAGTACTACCGCAACACCCTCGTCAAGAGGTTCCGGGCAAGGCCAGCGCGCCGGCTCACGCTCACCGAGGCCAGGCGGGGCCTTATCGGCGACGTTGGCTCTGTGCGCCGTGTGTTTGACTTCCTGGAGGAATGGGGGCTCATCAACCATGGTGCTCCCCCGCTGGGGGCGAAGCAGGGGAAAGACAAGAGGGAGGAGGCGACGACTTCTCAGTCCTCATTGCCTGCTGGACCAACCACACCCAAGAAGCTCTGTGTAGGGTGCCGCAGCGTCTGCGGCTCTGCCTATTTCACCTGCGAGAAG GCGGATATAAGCATATGTTGTAGATGTTTTGTGCGTGGCAACTATCGGCCTGGTCTTACTCCAGCGGACTTCAAGAAAGTTGAAATTAGCGAAGACGCCAAATCAGATTGGACAGACAAGGAAACTCTTCACCTACTTGAGGCTGTCTTGCATTATGGAGAAGACTGGAAGAAGGTTTCTGAGCATGTTGGTAGTCGCTCAGAGAAAGACTGCATTGCTAGACTCATCCGATTATCTTTTGGAGAACAGTTCATGGGATCCAAGGAGCAGAAAATGGAGTTTGAGATTGATGATGATGTTAATAATGAATCTAGAGCAGAGATCCCAAAACGACCCCGTCTCACACCACTGGCAGATGCAAGCAATCCAATTATGGCTCAG GTCGCGTTCTTGTCGGCAATTGTTGGCTCAGGcgttgcggcggcggcagcgcaagCAGCTATTTCTGCACAATCCCAGGTTGATATGAATGACAACCAGACTGATTCTCCAATCAGCAGCACTAAAGAAGAAG CCAACGATTTACTCAAAGAGGCATCCACAAATgcacaagtgcaacttcaaaaggAGCAAAAAGATATAGAGCAATCTTTATCGGCCATAGTGGATGTCCAG ATGAAGGAAATCCAGGATAAGATAAGCCGTTTTGAGCAGAAAGAGCTGCTGATGGAGAAAGAGAGGGAGCAGCTCCATCACTTACGGGAACTGCTTTTCGTGGATCAACTTGCGGTTGTGCAGCATCAGCGCAGACCGCATGCTGTAGCGGCTGAGAACAAGGAGGAGGAGAAACCGAAACCTATTATCACCATGGGTTAA
- the LOC123144254 gene encoding mediator of RNA polymerase II transcription subunit 18, which produces MECVVQGIIETQHVEALEVLLQGLSGVPKERVRVHELCLKSVPMLGAVPSEVRLLCDLAQPTPSWTIRHVGGAMRGAGAEQISILVRTIVESKASSNVLRYFYGIGYKLDHEILKVGFAFRFQRGAQFTVTVTSANKMPKLHATDEAVQVTPGIQLVEITAPAAANNYNDVVSAVTSFCEYLAPLLHLSKPGNSTGIVPTAGAAAASLMSSGGVKTL; this is translated from the exons ATGGAGTGCGTGGTGCAGGGCATCATCGAGACCCAG CATGTTGAAGCTCTGGAGGTTCTTCTCCAGGGTCTCTCTGGTGTCCCAAAGGAACGTGTGAGGGTGCATGAGCTCTGTCTTAAAAGTGTACCAATGCTAG GAGCTGTCCCATCAGAGGTTCGTTTGTTGTGTGATTTAGCTCAGCCTACACCATCCTG GACCATAAGACATGTTGGTGGTGCCATGAGAGGTGCCGGTGCAGAGCAAATCTCAATTCTTGTGCGTACAATCGTAGAAAGCAAAGCCAGCAGCAATGTGTTGCGTTACTTCTACGGCATCGGCTACAAGTTAGATCATGAAATCTTGAAGGTTGGCTTTGCGTTTCGCTTCCAGCGAGGTGCCCAGTTCACTGTGACTGTGACTTCTGCTAACAAGATGCCAAAGCTCCATGCGACCGACGAAGCTGTGCAGGTCACTCCTGGAATACAGCTGGTGGAGATCACAGCTCCAGCCGCTGCTAACAATTACAATGATGTTGTTTCAGCTGTCACCTCGTTCTGTGAATATCTAGCGCC GCTGCTGCATCTCTCTAAACCAGGCAATTCAACTGGAATCGTccccaccgctggtgctgctgcTGCCTCGCTCATGTCAAGTGGTGGTGTGAAAACATTGTAA
- the LOC123144250 gene encoding brefeldin A-inhibited guanine nucleotide-exchange protein 1 has product MASPTAPLGGSTPSGRVLGPALDRIIKNAAWRKHSALVAAAKSALDLLSSSSYHSPDPTSPNPSPLLGLPVAAAAASLHALILALESASPKVADPALDCVAKLLYHRLLLGDLGEAADDSPASKLLAAVLSCGALNDDAMELATLRVLLAAARCPSIAIRGDGLGQMLKTCYNIYLSSSSGANQMCAKLALAQVLVIVFARVEVDSMDVRVPTVSITDMMDVSDHRLNDSGIVQVAQGFINDAMEGSDVPEPGTPVAMAEVDEKDDEGMSKIREDGLALFKNLCKLSMKFSTPDNPEDQVLLRGKVLSLELLKMVVDNAGPFWRINEKYLGAIKQYLCLSLLKNSALSAMSIFQLLCSIFVGLLSRFRSGLKEEIGIFFPMLVLRVLENVHQPSFLQKMTVLNLLEDICKESQVLIGIFVNYDCDVDAPNIFERIVNGLLKTALGVTPGATTTLTPVQDQTFRTESVKCLATILKSMGSWMDQQLRIGDFSPKISEVSLNSLDSPNIGEDGSGIDYELQSDSYSPDTSDASSLEQRRAYKIELQKGISMFNRKPSKGIDFLIKSKKIGQSPEDVASFLRNTAGLNATMIGDYLGERDEFPIKVMHAYVDALNFEGIDFGEAIRYYLRGFRLPGEAQKIDRVMEKFAERYCKCNPNSFTSADTAYVLAYSVIMLNTDAHNMMVKDKMSRSDFIRNNRGIDDGKDLPEVYLSTLYDQIVKNEIKMSADSSVPQNKQPSSVMKLLGLDNIINLVNWKQAEDKALGANDLLIKNIQEKFKAKSAKSESVFYVITDTTILRFMMEVCWAPMMAAFSMTLDQCDDKAATSQCLQGFRYAVHVTSVMCMQTQRDAFVTSVAKFTYLHCVADMKQKNVDAVKAIISIAIEDGDYLQEAWEHVLTCLSRFEHLHLLGEGAPTDASFLTVPLVDSEEKTQKSSTNTASKRNNALQNPAVMAAVRGGSYDSTTAKNNASALVTPDQINNFISNINLLDQIGIFELNHIFAHSQRLNSNAIVTFVEALCKVAITELQSPTDPRIFCLTKIVEIAHYNMNRIRLVWSRIWKVLSDFFVSVGSSENLSVAIFVMDSLRQLAMKFLEREELANYNFQNEFLRPFAVVMQKSNASEVRELVVRCVSQMVLSRVNNIKSGWKSVFTVFTAAAADDRKSIVLLAFETMEKIVRDYFPYITETETTTFTDCVKCLITFTSSKFSSDASLNAIAFLRFCAVKLAEEGFVCHDKDTDHQSNNLDSSEGNAIVHKDDHVYFWVPLLAGLARLTTDTRPTIRKGAVEVLFDILKDHGELFSQSFWTNIFGSVIYPLFNSEICTPNGQSDSTEDGSWNFETKTVAVKCLVDLYVTFFDVMRPELTRVTSVVTSFIRSAYRQSASIGMSVFQRLTEGLASKLSKDEWKEILLCFKESAAHTLVVFDKIVKMMQNIEIPERNESYSEAEKYSDPDIEDEEEANMETSSYAIVKMKNHMSLQLLIVQGIVKLYETHRRSFCAEHMGIILEMLSAITSHASEVSSESALHIKFHKACSLLEISEPAVIHFENESYQSYLKLLQALLHDNPSLSREMNIESQIMLVSVKILRKYLNCAGQEPSKDASCKDPVVHWALPLSAAKKEELSARTPLVLHVMRLLGGLERECFRRNLPLLFPLLANLVRCEHSSREVQVALYDVFQSSIGPIISV; this is encoded by the exons ATGGCGTCCCCCACGGCGCCGCTGGGCGGCTCCACCCCGTCGGGCCGCGTGCTCGGCCCCGCGCTCGACCGCATCATCAAAAACGCCGCGTGGCGGAAGCACTCGGCGCTCGTCGCCGCGGCCAAGTCGGCGCTcgacctcctctcctcctcctcctaccaCTCGCCCGACCCAACCTCGCCCAACCCCTCGCCGCTCCTCGGCCTGCCCgtcgccgcggccgccgcctcgCTGCACGCGCTCATCCTCGCGCTCGAGTCCGCCTCCCCCAAGGTCGCCGACCCCGCGCTCGACTGCGTCGCCAAGCTCCTctaccaccgcctcctcctcggcgACCTCGGCGAGGCTGCCGACGACTCACCCGCCTCcaagctcctcgccgccgtcctctCCTGCGGCGCCCTTAACGACGACGCCATGGAGCTCGCCACCCTCCGCGTGCTCCTCGCCGCCGCGCGCTGCCCCTCCATCGCCATCCGCGGCGACGGCCTCGGCCAAATGCTCAAGACCTGCTACAACATATacctcagcagcagcagcggcgccaATCAGATGTGCGCCAAGCTGGCGCTCGCGCAGGTGCTGGTCATCGTGTTCGCGCGCGTGGAGGTGGACTCCATGGACGTGCGTGTGCCGACGGTGTCCATCACGGACATGATGGATGTGTCCGATCACCGCCTCAACGACTCCGGCATCGTGCAGGTGGCACAGGGGTTTATAAATGATGCCATGGAAGGGAGTGACGTCCCGGAGCCAGGGACCCCGGTGGCGATGGCTGAGGTCGATGAGAAGGATGATGAGGGGATGAGCAAGATCAGGGAGGATGGGTTAGCACTCTTTAAGAACCTCTGCAAGCTGTCAATGAAGTTCTCAACACCAGATAACCCCGAGGACCAGGTGCTGTTGCGAGGGAAGGTGTTGTCTCTCGAGTTGCTCAAGATGGTTGTGGACAATGCTGGACCATTCTGGAGAATCAATGAAAA GTACCTTGGAGCAATAAAGCAGTATCTTTGTTTGTCCTTGTTGAAAAACAGTGCCTTGTCAGCAATGAGTATTTTCCAGCTTTTGTGCTCCATATTTGTGGGTTTGCTGTCAAGATTTAGATCTGGACTGAAAGAAGAAATTGGAATATTTTTTCCCATGCTTGTCCTAAGGGTTCTTGAGAATGTCCATCAGCCTAGCTTTCTGCAGAAAATGACAGTTCTAAATTTGTTGGAGGACATCTGTAAAGAATCTCAGGTTCTTATTGGTATCTTCGTCAACTACGATTGTGATGTTGATGCACCAAATATTTTTGAAAG GATTGTCAATGGACTTCTAAAGACCGCTCTCGGGGTTACTCCTGGAGCCACAACAACATTAACCCCAGTCCAAGACCAAACATTTCGGACTGAGTCAGTCAAGTGCCTTGCTACCATACTCAAATCAATGGGTTCATGGATGGACCAACAGTTGAGAATTGGTGATTTTTCACCCAAAATTTCCGAGGTCTCTTTAAATTCGCTAGACAGTCCTAACATTGGAGAAGATGGGAGTGGAATTGATTATGAACTGCAATCTGACTCTTATAGCCCAGATACATCTGATGCTTCCTCACTTGAGCAACGTCGTGCTTATAAAATAGAACTTCAG AAAGGAATTTCCATGTTTAACAGAAAGCCTTCTAAGGGTATTGATTTTCTCATTAAAAGCAAGAAAATAGGTCAATCCCCAGAAGATGTTGCTTCTTTCTTGAGAAACACTGCTGGTTTAAATGCAACAATGATTGGGGACTATTTGGGTGAAAGAGATGAATTCCCTATCAAAGTTATGCATGCATATGTCGATGCACTGAATTTTGAAGGTATTGACTTCGGTGAAGCCATTAGGTATTACCTGCGAGGTTTCAGGTTGCCTGGGGAAGCACAGAAAATCGACCGGGTCATGGAAAAGTTTGCTGAACGATACTGCAAGTGCAACCCGAATTCTTTTACCAGTGCAGATACTGCATATGTTCTTGCTTATTCTGTAATCATGCTCAATACTGATGCTCATAATATGATGGTCAAGGATAAG ATGTCTAGATCTGACTTCATTCGGAACAACCGAGGAATTGATGATGGAAAGGATTTGCCTGAAGTTTATCTGAGTACATTGTATGACCAAATTGTAAAAAATGAGATCAAAATGAGTGCTGATTCATCAGTTCCACAAAACAAGCAACCTAGCAGTGTAATGAAGCTCTTGGGCTTAGACAATATTATAAACCTTGTCAACTGGAAGCAGGCTGAAGATAAGGCACTTGGAGCAAATGACTTACTCATCAAGAACATACAGGAGAAATTCAAAGCAAAGAGCGCGAAATCAGA ATCTGTATTTTATGTTATTACCGATACAACCATTTTGCGATTCATGATGGAGGTTTGTTGGGCCCCTATGATGGCTGCATTCAGCATGACGCTTGACCAATGTGATGATAAGGCTGCAACGTCGCAGTGTTTGCAGGGATTCAGATACGCAGTGCATGTCACCTCCGTAATGTGCATGCAGACGCAAAGAGATGCCTTTGTGACATCTGTAGCCAAGTTCACATACCTTCATTGTGTGGCAGACATGAAACAGAAGAATGTGGATGCTGTGAAG GCTATAATATCCATTGCAATCGAAGATGGTGATTATTTGCAGGAAGCTTGGGAGCATGTGCTAACATGTCTTTCACGGTTTGAGCATTTGCATCTTCTTGGAGAAGGGGCACCTACGGATGCTTCCTTTTTGACAGTACCTCTGGTTGATTCAGAAGAAAAAACACAGAAATCAAGTACCAATACAGCCTCAAAACGAAATAATGCTCTTCAGAATCCAGCTGTCATGGCTGCTGTTCGAGGCGGTTCTTATGACAGCACAACAGCAAAAAATAATGCCTCAGCTTTAGTTACTCCTGACCAGATTAACAACTTCATATCAAACATTAATCTATTAGACCAGATTGGCATTTTTGAGTTGAATCATATATTTGCTCATAGCCAAAGATTAAATAGCAATGCAATTGTTACTTTTGTGGAAGCTCTTTGCAAGGTCGCAATCACAGAGTTGCAATCACCTACAGATCCTCGTATCTTCTGCCTAACGAAGATAGTGGAAATTGC GCATTACAATATGAACCGCATACGTTTGGTGTGGTCTCGTATTTGGAAAGTTCTATCTGATTTCTTTGTGTCTGTTGGGTCGTCAGAAAATCTTTCTGTGGCAATATTCGTTATGGACTCCTTGAGGCAGCTAGCCATGAAATTTCTTGAAAGAGAAGAACTAGCAAATTATAATTTCCAGAATGAATTCCTGCGACCTTTTGCGGTGGTTATGCAGAAGAGCAATGCTTCAGAAGTACGAGAACTTGTGGTTCGATGTGTCTCCCAAATGGTTTTGAGTCGTGTTAACAATATAAAATCAGGATGGAAAAGCGTTTTCACG GTTTTTACTGCGGCTGCTGCTGATGATCGAAAAAGCATTGTTCTGTTAGCATTTGAAACTATGGAGAAGATTGTCCGGGACTATTTTCCATACATAACTGAGACTGAAACCACAACATTTACTGATTGTGTTAAATGTCTTATTACATTCACAAGTAGTAAATTTAGCAGCGATGCCAGTCTCAATGCTATTGCTTTTCTTCGGTTCTGTGCTGTGAAACTTGCTGAGGAAGGATTTGTCTGTCATGACAAGGATACCGACCATCAATCAAATAATTTGGATTCTTCAGAGGGGAATGCCATAGTGCACAAGGATGATCATGTTTACTTCTGGGTTCCTTTGCTTGCTG GTCTAGCTAGATTGACAACCGACACACGGCCAACTATCAGAAAAGGTGCAGTAGAAGTACTCTTTGACATTTTGAAGGACCATGGAGAACTCTTCTCTCAGTCCTTCTGGACCAATATCTTTGGATCTGTTATTTATCCTCTATTTAATAGTGAAATCTGTACACCCAATGGTCAAAGTGATAGCACTGAGGATGGTTCATGGAATTTTGAAACTAAAACAGTGGCTGTGAAATGTTTAGTGGATCtgtatgttacattttttgatgtGATGCGGCCAGAACTCACTAGAGTTACCTCTGTTGTTACCAGTTTTATCAGAAGCGCTTATAGACAATCTGCTAGCATTGGTATGTCTGTTTTTCAGCGTTTAACAGAAGGGCTTGCAAGCAAACTCTCCAAGGACGAATGGAAAGAGATCTTATTATGCTTTAAAGAATCAGCAGCACATACGTTGGTTGTTTTCGACAAAATAGTTAAGATGATGCAAAATATTGAAATTCCAGAAAGAAACGAGTCTTACTCTGAAGCAGAGAAATATTCAGATCCTGACatagaggatgaagaggaagctaATATGGAAACATCGTCTTATGCCATTGTCAAGATGAAGAACCATATGTCTCTGCAACTCTTAATTGTTCAG GGAATTGTTAAGTTGTATGAGACACACAGGAGATCCTTCTGTGCTGAGCATATGGGCATAATTTTGGAGATGCTATCAGCCATTACGTCCCATGCAAGTGAAGTGAGTTCTGAATCTGCTTTGCACATCAAATTCCACAAAGCATGCTCCCTTCTGGAGATATCTGAGCCCGCAGTCATCCATTTCGAGAATGAGTCTTACCAGAGCTACCTCAAACTTCTGCAAGCTTTGCTTCACGACAACCCATCTTTGTCACGAGAAATGAACATTGAGTCACAAATTATGCTTGTTTCTGTGAAAATACTACGGAAGTATCTGAATTGTGCAGGTCAGGAACCATCCAAGGATGCTTCTTGTAAAGATCCAGTTGTACACTGGGCGCTGCCTTTATCCGCTGCTAAGAAAGAGGAACTGTCTGCTAGAACCCCATTGGTCCTTCATGTAATGCGGTTACTTGGTGGTCTAGAGAGGGAGTGCTTTAGGAGGAATTTGCCCCTCCTTTTCCCTTTATTAGCTAATCTCGTTCGCTGCGAGCATAGCTCTAGAGAGGTTCAAGTTGCACTGTATGATGTCTTTCAGTCATCAATAGGCCCTATTATTTCAGTATAG
- the LOC123144253 gene encoding mitotic spindle checkpoint protein BUBR1 — translation MAAAAARDLAALDAETLALLGGGPDMAPVAVCGEWETFKENVRPLKRGRNVGLLNQALKAHTDPAQRAALLAERRRMIEATEEYQGEDPLQPWVECIKWVQESFPAGGEFSGLVVIYEQCVRAFWHDERYKDDLRYLKVWLEYAGNCSDAEVIFRFLESNQIGEGHAVFYIRYASLMESKNKLKKADEIFNLGIARKAKPVEKLETTYRAFLGRSTRKKEHEDDTASDDQPVRKFGSDLNRGETRGQHAENSHLLAKPRVKLQRIDVNTPISIYKENPLPSQGLERARSKDRVWNTLGTQADRNKENNMMPARWTSHKIPPKVAARPAVLPARVNSIEVFVDEECAEEPAPSQVPKSPKPSVLKLRQATSKNLKKETELLKENPLRNFPLSSLR, via the exons atggcggcggcggcggcgagagaccTGGCGGCGCTCGACGCGGAGACTCTGGCGCTGCTGGGCGGAGGGCCGGATATGGCGCCGGTGGCCGTGTGCGGCGAGTGGGAGACCTTCAAGGAGAACGTGCGGCCGCTGAAACGCGGGCGGAACGTCGGCCTCCTCAACCAAGCCCTCAAGGCGCACACCGACCCCGCCCAGCGTGCCGCCCTCCTCGCCGAACGCAG GAGGATGATCGAAGCAACCGAAGAGTACCAAGGGGAGGATCCGCTCCAGCCATGGGTAGA GTGCATCAAATGGGTTCAGGAGTCGTTCCCGGCCGGCGGGGAGTTCTCAGGGCTGGTCGTGATCTACGAGCAGTGTGTGCGTGCCTTTTGGCACGATGAGCGGTACAAGGACGATCTCCGGTACCTCAAAGTGTGGTTAGAATAT GCTGGGAACTGTTCGGACGCTGAGGTGATATTCAGGTTCCTGGAGTCCAACCAGATTGGTGAGGGCCATGCTGTTTTCTACATTCGCTATGCATCGCTAATGGAGTCGAAGAACAAGCTTAAGAAAGCTGACGAGATCTTTAATCTTGGAATAGCTAG GAAAGCAAAGCCTGTGGAGAAGTTGGAAACTACATACAGGGCATTTCTTGGGAgatcaaccagaaagaaggaacACGAG GATGATACCGCAAGTGACGATCAGCCCGTACGCAAATTCGGTAGTGACTTGAACCGTGGTGAAACTA GAGGTCAGCATGCAGAGAATTCCCACCTGTTGGCAAAACCTAGGGTAAAGCTGCAAAG AATCGATGTTAATACACCGATTTCAATTTACAAAGAGAATCCATTGCCAAGTCAGGGCCTTGAGAGAGCTAGGAGCAAAGACAGGGTGTGGAACACCCTTGGAACACAAGCAGATAGAAACAAAGAAAATAACATGATGCCTGCCAGATGGACTTCGCACAAG ATTCCACCGAAGGTAGCAGCACGGCCAGCAGTTCTGCCCGCTCGTGTCAACTCCATTGAGGTCTTCGTAGATGAAGAATGTGCCGA GGAACCAGCCCCGTCTCAAGTGCCAAAGAGTCCAAAACCATCAGTTCTGAAGCTTAGGCAAGCAACAAGCAAAAACCTTAAGAA GGAAACAGAATTGCTTAAGGAGAATCCGCTGCGCAACTTCCCGCTGAGCAGCCTTAGATAA